TTCAAGGAAACTTCAAAACATACAGCAGGAGGTCAATCCTTCTATTTCCGGTTCTGTTAAAGATGGTACAGCCTGTCTCCGCTGGCAGTATTCCGGAAAGGCAAAGGGCTTCTTTGTCCAGAGGGCGGACTCAAGGGACAGGAAGTTTGTAAGATTACAGGACTCAAGGCTTCCTGTGCTTGATTCAAACGGTGTATATGAATATGTCTTTAGCGACCACAGCATTACAGAAAACGCTATCTATTATTACCGTATTGAGATTGTGGATCAGGAAGGTCATGTTAAACTTACTGAACCTATTTCCCTTGAAAACATGGTATCCTCTGTTTCTGTCCTTGAATAGAGCCTCTATGCAGATGGTGTATCCTAAAATTATTCTGATATTTTTCTTCCTGTTTGTCTCAATAAGTAGTGTCTTTGCCTCTTCTCCCACTTTCCGTATAGAGATAGAAAAAGAGGGGATATATACCATTGGTTATGAGACATTATATGCCGCTCTTACCAAATCCGGATATACTTCTGCAGACGCAGTTGCCTTCTTAACGACAATTAAAACACAAACCTTACTAATGAATAACCGCGGAGAGGAGATTCCGATCTTTGTCTCGGATTATGGGCATGGGCAGTTCAGCTTTCAGGATTATATAGTCTTTTATGGAACAGGGATAACCGGGACGCTGGATTCCGAACACAGGTTTACAAATGAATACAGATACACCAAGACAAATGTCTACTATCTTACAACAGGTGATGAACAAGACCGCATTAGGATTAAGGGCAGGGATGGGAAACCGGTAAATGGTACACCGGCTGATATGTTCCTTGAAAAATATCACGGTGAACAGGATACCAGGTATTGGGAAGGGCTTCCTGATGGAGATGGAAGGGACCACTGGTTTTGGGATTCTAAAATTTACGGAGGGGAAGGTGTCAGGACATTTCCCTCTTTTGATCTTAAAAATAAGGCAACAACAAACCGGAATATTCTCCTGAGATATAGTTTGCAAGGTAGGACAGATGATTTTGCTGTTAATCCTGACCACCATGTTCAGATTTTTCTGAATGATCAGCTTGCCGGAGATGAAAGTTGGGATGGGATTTGGGCGGATGAAGAGAACAAACAACTTGATTTAACTCATGAGGTAACCAAATTTAATCAATCACTATTAAAATCTTCAGGGAATGTTATTAAGATAAATAGTATCGGTGTTCCGGACATTGTAAAAGGTATGGGGGCATCATGTATCGGTGAGACCGATTCTACAAAAATATGTGATGCAATTTATCTTAATTATTTTGATATTGAGTACTATAAAAAATACACTGCTGATAAGGATGAGTTGAGGTTTTCCAGTCCATCTGCAACAGGTGCAATAAAGTATAATATCTCTAATATGTCCTCAGGTGATGCAGAGATATACGACATAACAGACCCTTCAAATATCTATAGGATTACAGGGGCTATATACGATTCTACTAATAAGACGCTCAGTTTTTCAGATGAGGTACAGGATAAAAAGGCCTATATTGCTTTAACATTATCTGCAAGAAATAAAAATATTCCGCCAGTTAAATTGGCCGGGACACATATACTAACAGATACCGATAATCAGGCGGATTATATTATTATTACTCATGAAGATTTTATGGATGCTGCCGAGGTGCTTGCGTTACACAGAGAAGGTAAGGGACTGAAGACTAAGGTCGTTAATATTAAGGACGTTTATGAGGAATTCAATTACGGTATTGTTACTCCAAATGCCATTAAGGACTTCCTTGATTATGCCTATCATTCATGGACTCCTCCTGCCCCGATGTATGTCCTTCTGCTTGGAGATGCCAATTTAGATGCCCATGATAACTGGGGGTACCAGAAGACTAATGGTGATAAAAACTTTATCCCGGTTAAGATGGTACAGAGCAATATTGCCGGGGTCGGCGAAATCCCTTCTGATAACTGGTATGTCACTTTAAAGAATAAAGACGGTAAATATGACATCTTCCCTGATATGTTCATAGGGCGTATAACTGCCAAAACCGGTCAGGAGGCATCCAATATAGTAAATAAAATTATTGCTCAGGAAACCCCTCTGCCTATGGAATGGACAAACAGGTTATTGTTTATTTCCGGTAACAGCTATGCTAAATACGACCCTGATTATTCAAACCCGACTTTTGTTAAACTCGCTGACGACCTTTCGACCTTTATTCCTCCAGGGTTTGAGTCTGTAAAACTTTATGCAGATTATTACAGGGAGAAAGACCCTGCTATGAAAACAGATATTATTAATAAAATAAATGAAGGGGTTTCCCTGATAACTTTTATCGGACACGGAAGCGTGAGTGAATGGTATGCAATAAAACAACCTGTGTTTATATCCGGTGATGTGGCCAATCTGAGTAATCCTGGAAGGTATCCCTTTGTTCTGGCATTGAACTGCCTTAATGGTATCTTTCCTTTTCCTGCAGAAGGTATTACCGGCGGTTTCGAGATGCCTCTTGGAGAATCCCTGCTTAAAGAGTTGGATAGGGGGGCTTATGGTGTCTGGACAGTTACGGCCTTTGGATTTGCCTCTGATTATGTGCCTTTATCCAAAGAATTCTTCACAAATATTTTCAGGCGTAAAAATCTTATATTAGGTTCAGCTACTACTAATGCAAAGATAAGCGCTGTAACAGGTTTTGGTAAAAACCCTGAAAATCTGGATGTGTTAATACTATTAGGAGATCCGGCATCTTCGATGAATATAGATGTACCGGATGTCAGTAATACTGTTGGAGACGGGAGCACCGGTGGAACGGTGCCTGCCGATAAAAAACCGCAAAGCGGAGGCTGTTTTATTGCCACTGCTGCCTTCGGTTCCCCGTTATCTCCGTATGTTGAGATTTTACGTGAATTCCGAGATACGACCCTGCTGAAATATTCTTTCGGTAAGAGGTTTGTGGATTTTTATTACATGCATTCTCCGCCCATTGCCGGTTTTATTGAACAGCATGAATATCTCAAACTCCCTGTCCGGTTAATGCTTGTACCGGTGATAGGGATTGCATGGCTCATGATGCATATTAAATTATATTACAGTATGCTTTTATTATTCCTTTTTAAATCTATTTTTTAACCGGCGGCTGAAGTTGCTGCTGCATCCCCTTTGTCATTTCCTGAGTTAAGGTATTTACCTTATCACGCTGTTCTTTTGTTAAAACCTTTTTCTCAAGCGCCATTGTCTCTATCATTACATATCTTGCATCAATCTCAAAGGAACCTATATTTTTTAAAAGTTCTTTTGCCTTATTGAGGTCTATCTCATCTTCCTTAGTCATATTATTAAGTGCCTGCTGGGCCTTTGAACCTGAAGCATTAATTTCTTCAAGCTTCTTTAATGCATCCTTTTCTATTGTCATCAGTTTATCTTCCTGTTCCTTTGATATTCCGATTTTATCTTTCATGGAGATATAAAATCCGGCCGGGCCTACACTCCTTTTCATCATTTCTCTTTCCTGTGCCATTGATACAGCGGTAGTTACAAATACACAAATCAGCAATGCCGGTAAGAATATTGAAAATACTCTCTTCATTGTATAACCCCTTTCTGAGTTAGTTAATGGTGAACAGTGAACGGTGAATGGTGAACTGTGAACAGTAAATGGATTATTATCACTATTAACCATTCACTATTTACTATTCACTATTCACTGTAGTTGAGACATTCTAACCCAATTGAAATGGCTCGTCAATTTTATCTTGCTGTTGACATATAATTCCTGCTATAATTTTCAACTGTCATGAATTTCGGGAATTTCGGTAATTTTGGGATAATAGTTTTTCCTGGTTCTAACTGTGACCACGACTGTTACCATATAATAAAACATGTACTCGGTAAGCCTGTCCGCTTTATCTGGCACAAGGAGAAAGACCTCTCAGACCTCGACGTAGTGATACTACCCGGCGGGTTTTCTTATGGCGATTACCTGAGGGCAGGGGCTATAGCACACTTTTCACCTGTGATGAAGTCTGTAGAAGAATTTGCTGCTAAGGGCGGGCTTGTGCTCGGTATTTGTAATGGCTTTCAGATTCTCCTTGAGGCAGGACTGCTTCCAGGTACCATGCAAAGAAACAAGTCACTTAAATTTATATGCAAAGATGTCTATCTAAGGGTGGACAATATCAATACACCATTCACGCTTAATTATTTTGAGAATCAGATTATAAAGATGCCCATTGCCCATGCAGAAGGTAACTATTATGCAGATGAGGAGACATTAACAAAACTCCAGAAGAATAATCAGATCGTGTTCAGGTATTCCGGACCGGACGGCAGGTTTGGTGATGATGTAAATCCGAATGGTGCCGCAGGGAATATCGCAGGTATATGCAATGAGAGAGGCAATGTACTCGGAATGATGCCCCATCCTGAAAGATGCGGAGAGAAGATACTCGGC
The Nitrospirota bacterium DNA segment above includes these coding regions:
- the purQ gene encoding phosphoribosylformylglycinamidine synthase subunit PurQ, with the protein product MNFGNFGNFGIIVFPGSNCDHDCYHIIKHVLGKPVRFIWHKEKDLSDLDVVILPGGFSYGDYLRAGAIAHFSPVMKSVEEFAAKGGLVLGICNGFQILLEAGLLPGTMQRNKSLKFICKDVYLRVDNINTPFTLNYFENQIIKMPIAHAEGNYYADEETLTKLQKNNQIVFRYSGPDGRFGDDVNPNGAAGNIAGICNERGNVLGMMPHPERCGEKILGGMDGYTVFESMVDYFEKVLKKG